A window of the Anoplopoma fimbria isolate UVic2021 breed Golden Eagle Sablefish chromosome 17, Afim_UVic_2022, whole genome shotgun sequence genome harbors these coding sequences:
- the zbtb49 gene encoding zinc finger and BTB domain-containing protein 49 produces the protein MDTLSSHSSYLLQQLQEQRIQGLLCDCMLVVNSVCFKAHKNVLAAFSSYFRSLFQNSPSQKNEVFNLVIQDVSGIGQILDYMYTSHLDINQDNVQALLDIAQCLQVPNVQSLCNAFLKPCPPPVEISSFSLPGMLTSEHDCLLGSSLPHEVDLHCPSETQRPSFSSDVDHTKRLPVSVPNSSSNCDTASSTQAPVEKQLVHGYKLRNFYSKQYFKQSALETSSAALNQAPCPLVLVEEKQCQLGVIQEGSNTPICSGNTVQTNPPCTSVAVEKNPVFSLTPSDNLNTPNANSADSMLNKPVRPKKAVYLKKYNYLRSQKALEELFAESVSEPVLSCPKESHQEESVIQTEASEAPIEGLNSDREQVTETATDVQLPSPPPTNEEEQNLKTVPEPPQQIGNKQYCCEVCGKIFKHPSNLELHKRSHTGEKPFQCNICGRYFSQAGNLQTHLRRHSGEKPYICELCGKSFTASGDVHRHKVVHTGEKPHLCDICGRGFNNLSNLKEHKRTHTTDKTFTCDQCGKSFNTHRKLLKHKARHAGEKPHSCATCGKCFIGSGDLQRHIRSHTGEKPYICNACGKSFTRSAMLRRHRNMHCKGAPADRPVTDNSDPPCSSDGVATFPKPVSHSKPPAATSEQHFPNMMPHAGLEKPSPTTTSPPHIETPPPSMHLSPPSTPTPLPELRSLVPHHLLSSNHQERGTATDHMKLAKPHPSQEVVYGPYVENGNMSVEMGRGVVGRPYLPPTDNHCSSLTSSSRPNSGSYRSTEGQFISSVTLWGLAMKTLQNENDMEQ, from the exons ATGGACACCCTGTCCAGCCACAGCTCCTacctcctgcagcagctccaggagCAGCGGATTCAGGGTCTGCTCTGTGACTGCATGCTGGTGGTCAATAGTGTCTGCTTCAAAGCCCACAAAAATGTCCTGGCTGCTTTCAGCTCCTATTTCAG GTCATTATTCCAAAATTCCCCCAGTCAGAAGAATGAGGTGTTCAACTTGGTCATCCAGGATGTCAGTGGCATCGGCCAAATATTGGACTACATGTACACCTCCCATCTTGACATCAACCAAGATAATGTGCAAGCACTCCTGGACATTGCTCAGTGTTTGCAGGTTCCAAATGTTCAGAGCTTGTGTAATGCTTTCCTCAAGCCTTGTCCTCCACCTGTGGAAATCTCGTCATTTTCTCTTCCGGGCATGCTGACCTCTGAGCATGACTGCCTCTTGGGGAGCAGTCTTCCTCATGAGGTTGACCTCCACTGTCCCTCTGAAACCCAGAGGCCTAGCTTCAGCAGTGATGTGGACCACACCAAACGGCTACCTGTTTCTGTGCCTAATAGCAGCTCGAACTGTGACACAGCTAGCAGCACTCAGGCACCTGTAGAAAAACAGCTTGTCCATGGCTACAAACTCCGTAACTTCTATAGTAAGCAGTACTTCAAACAAAGTGCACTCGAGACTAGTAGTGCAGCCTTAAATCAAGCCCCGTGCCCTTTGGTGCTGGTAGAAGAGAAGCAGTGTCAGCTCGGGGTCATCCAGGAAGGCAGCAACACTCCCATATGCTCAGGAAACACAGTTCAGACCAATCCTCCTTGCACATCGGTGGCAGTCGAAAAGAACCCTGTCTTTTCTTTAACACCCTCAGATAATTTAAACACCCCCAATGCTAACTCAGCAGACTccatgctcaacaaaccagtgCGCCCAAAGAAGGCTGTGTACCTGAAGAAATACAACTACCTCCGATCTCAGAAGGCATTGGAGGAGTTGTTTGCTGAATCAGTGAGTGAGCCTGTCCTCAGCTGTCCCAAAGAGAGTCACCAAGAAGAGTCTGTGATCCAGACTGAAGCTTCAGAAGCTCCTATTGAGGGCCTTAACTCAGACAGGGAGCAGGTTACAGAGACGGCAACAGATGTGCAGCTTCCCAGTCCTCCACCTACAAACGAAGAAGAGCAAAATCTGAAAACTGTGCCTGAGCCACCGCAGCAGATAGGAAACAAGCAGTATTGTTGCGAGGTGTGTGGGAAGATCTTCAAACACCCGAGCAATCTGGAGCTTCACAAGCGCTCACATACCG gtGAGAAGCCCTTTCAGTGTAATATTTGTGGGAGATACTTCTCACAG GCTGGCAATTTACAGACACATTTGCGGCGACATTCTGGAGAGAAACCGTACATCTGTGAGTTATGTGGTAAAAG CTTTACTGCATCAGGGGATGTCCATCGTCACAAAGTggtccacacaggagagaagccACATCTGTGTGATATATGTGGTCGAG GATTTAACAACTTGAGCAATCTCAAGGAGCACAAGAGGACTCACACCACAGACAAGACATTCACATGTGACCAGTGCGGAAAATCCTTCAACACGCACAGAAAGCTTCTGAAGCACAAGGCCCGTCACGCTGGGGAAAAACCACACAGCTGTGCCACATGTG GGAAATGCTTCATTGGCTCAGGGGACCTGCAGCGTCACATTAGGTCACACACTGGTGAGAAGCCCTACATCTGCAATGCCTGTGGAAAGAGCTTTACCCGCTCTGCCATGTTGAGGAGACACCGCAACATGCACTGCAAGGGGGCTCCAGCCGACAGACCCGTTACAGACAACTCTGACCCACCTTGTAGTTCAGATGGAGTGGCCACGTTCCCCAAACCTGTCAGCCACAGTAAACCTCCTGCCGCAACCAGTGAGCAGCATTTCCCCAACATGATGCCCCATGCAGGGTTAGAGAAACCTTCACCGACTACTACTTCTCCACCACATATAGAGACTCcacctcccagcatgcacctcaGCCCACCTtctacccccaccccccttccaGAGCTGCGCTCCCTGGTACcccatcacctcctctcctccaaccACCAGGAGAGAGGTACAGCAACAGACCACATGAAGCTTGCCAAACCCCACCCGTCTCAGGAAGTTGTGTATGGTCCGTATGTGGAGAATGGGAACATGTCGGTGGAGATGGGCAGAGGTGTAGTGGGGAGGCCCTACCTCCCTCCCACAGACAATCACTGCAGTTCCCTCACTTCTTCCAGCAGGCCCAATAGTGGCTCCTACAGGTCCACTGAAGGCCAGTTTATCTCCAGTGTAACTCTCTGGGGCCTGGCAATGAAAACGCTGCAGAATGAGAATGACATGGAGCAGTAA